The DNA region CCAAAGCTACCCGCGAAGATATTAAAAAGTCATTCCATGAGGTGAGCCATTGTTATATGAAATGTGTCTTTAATATTTCATGCTTTTTGTATGCGCCGAGGGAGAAACTAGAAGTAGATTGTCCGCTCTCAAGTTTATGTATTGAATGTACAACCGTGCAGCTTGCGAAAAAGTTCCACCCTGATACAAATAGAAATAATCCTTCCGCTAAAAAGAAGTTCCAGGAAATAAGAGAGGCCTATGAGGtactttatctttttttttcctgtaaaTCTTAATGTGTATTTTGAATCTATCGTCTGATATACTTTTGTATTGGATTGACAAACTGCAGACTCTGGGAAACtctgaaagaagagaagaatatGATAAGGTACGCTTGTCTTGTTGGTTGTCATTTATATGGTGGAGAGATCACTAAATGAGTTCTTGCTATTATCACACAATACAGCTGCGTTATCGGAATTCAGAATATGTAAATAATGACGGTAGTGGTGCAGAGAGGTTCAGACGTGCATACCAGTCCAATTTCTCGGACTCGTTCCACAAGATTTTTTCTGAGGTACGTTGTTATGTTGTGGATTTGCCTCATCTGGTTTATGTGGACTAGTCAAGTCTCTAATGTTCGTACATTTGATTTAGATTTTTGAAGACCAATCTAGTCAGCTTTCATCTGATATTCGGGTCAGTTTATCTGATTCTCTCTTTATTCTTTTATACAATGGGAAGCTGGTCTCCATTTTGTAAATCTTGTTGTTATTGTTGAAAATTGAATAGGTTGAACTGACGCTCTCTCTTTACGAAGCTGTAAAAGGGTGCACAAAGCGTTTAGAATTTGATGCATTTGTTTTTTGCGATTCCTGTGGTGAGTGGCCCCCAGAATTTTAAGATATCTGCTCTTTTGCATTTACTAATATCGGAAACCCAGATATGGTTCGCTAAATTTCCtgttaagatacttgagagtaTAGACGCTTTAAGGGATAAGTCCTAACTCGTCTTAGTTCATCATATATATGCTTTTGTTCAAATGGTAAAACAATAAATTCGTAAAAGAGTGGTCTTCTGGAAATGGCCGTCACCATTGATTTGATTGTAATGTACAGTTGTGCCCTGCAGGTTGTGcctttttgtttcttgtaaCATTTACGGGGTTCTAGTCTTTAAAAAACTAAGTCAACTTAGAGAGGACGAGTGACTCACTTAATTGACAGCACTACTGATGCAAACCCGTTATTCCCAGTCTCTCATCATTTATTGTTTTATAGATGGGCTTGGCCACGCTCTTGATGCTGCCACGAGAGTTTGTCCAACATGCAGGGGCCTTGGACGAGTAAGTTCCAACTAGAGAATATAATCTTTGTTTTATTTGGAGTTTTAACAAAAGGTACACTTTTTGTCTCTTTAACAGGTAACTATTCCTCCTTTTACAGCACAATGCCAGACGTGCAAGGGGTCGGGGCACATTGTTAAGGTCTGAgaacaaaaaatctattttgGTACTTCAGTAGTTATCTCTCCGTCAATGCTTACAAGCATAGATATGTATTATCTCTCTCTTCAGGAGCACTGCATGTCTTGTAGGGGATCTGGGGTCGTGGAAGCCACAAAGACGGTTGAAGTTGTGATCCCTGGGGGTAAGTGTGAAGTCTTCTTGATTTTTTCCATCTTTAACTTGATTTTGGGTTTGAAACATGCTAGTTCTGCTATGAAATGAGTGGCAAGATTTCATTAACACTTTTACCGTCCTTTCCTTAAAATTTATGTGATTTAGATGTTACCCAATTTACTTACTGGTCACACTTATAGTGGCTGGcttgttctttttcttatttttaagaCTATGCCTGTCTGTGCACTACCTGGTTAATTGGCTTTTATCTGCACTTGATATTTGCGGCAGAGACGAAATAAACAATTTAGAACTGTGATTTTGATTATCATAATACATAAGTTTGCTGGACCGGATAGTCAATTTTGTTCTTGATGATATAATTCTGTCAAACTTTAATTTGCCAATTTTTCTTTACTTGAACAAAGGGGTGGAGTCTGGCGCTACGGTCGCAATCGATAATGCTGGTCATGTAAGATCAAGAACCAGTCAACCTGGAAAGTTGTATATCACATTTAAGGTTTGTTAAAAGCATCTGTAATTTCTTCAAAATTTGtatcttttttactttttcctGAGACGTGCTTGGAGAAGTTTTGAATCAAACTCAGCCTTGACAATGATCTACCATATGCGTCTCATCTTATGATGATCACTTAATCACTTTAGTCTAAGAGATAAATACAGATGGCGCAAGCCTTAAGAGTCATATTATAAGTCATATATATTTACTCTGATGTATTCATTGCAAAAATAATTACCATTGTTCACAAATTTTCATGTGATGGCTACTCTATTGTGTTTCCTGTCCTCTGTTGTGACTATTTATTCTAAACTTCTTACATCCAGTGAATGGATTGTTACGCAAACTTGTACACTCCATAAGTAGTCTTGTAATCTATCATCGTTCTTACCTCCTCTATGGTCTTACTGAATCCACTATTTTCCCTTAATAACAAGTATCTAATCTTCTTCTGCTCACAGGTTGCTAATGATTCGACATTCTCCAGAGATGGCTCAGATATTTATGTGGATGCTAATATTAGCTTTACACAAGTAAGCACACTGGTCATTCGTGAACTTGCTTATAGTCAGAGTAGTTCCTTCTAAACCACATAGTGTCATGCGTGGTGACACTATGTGGTCAAAAGTGTTAACTGCCACTCTGCCAGTTGATAAAGCTCTGTAGTAACATAGGGCATCGACTAGAAGTCGTTGCAGTCGATTTGAAAATTAACGAGTTTTGTTCAATATAGCAACACTAGCATCTTTGTCATTATATAACGCGCTTGTCATATAATTAGATAATGTAGCATATCAGTTCAACTTCATTTGATGTCACCCCGTCATAAAACTCAAATGCATGCTACAGCTGTATTTTTTCCATACAACCATAGAGGTTTGAGCTTGTAGTGCAAATTGCTTGTTACACTGCCTATATTAGTCCAACATGACGCTTCCTTTCATGTCTTATTCTTCACGTTGTTTTGACTATTTATCCCTTAAACCATACTGTACATGTCTTAAAAACTTATTTGACAGGCCATTTTGGGAGGCAAAGTTGTGGTGCCAACACTGTCAGGCAAGACAGAGATAGATGTAAGATTCGCCTCCAGTGAGATCTATAGTATATTTCGTGCATGGATGGATCTCTACAATTTGGCATTTACCATTTGTAACTGAGTTCAAGTTGGTTTCCATCCTCTCACGGAGAGTATGGTTTAGATCTTTAAGCCTTTGGAGATTCTAGAGGTGACTTGTTTTAATTGTTGCAGATACCAAAGGGTGCTCAGCCTGGCGAACTTATTATTTTAAGAGGCAAAGGTACATTTAACTATCAGGCTATAtggtttaacttttttttttctttgcttgtACTGTTTTTAAGATGTGAGTTCCTGCAGGACTACCGAAACAAGGATTTTTTGTAGATCATGGAGATCAATATGTGCGACTCCGTGTTAGCGTTCCTACGTAAGATCTCTTCTACCTGGAACTCAAGTAATAATTTTTTGGGAGACAAAACAGattgtgttttaaaatttcTGCTGTTTTCTAGAACGGACAACACAGTTTGTTGCTCTAAAAGCAACGCTTTTGAAGCTGTCTGGCTGGAAGTTTAATTCTGATTCTAGAAACTAGTGTCGTTTAATCAGCTTCGTGATATCTGGTGGCATGTGGAATGTGTTGGGTTCTCTTATTGTCATTCCATCGTTTTAACGGATTTTCTTTAACTGCTGTATTTGATTTCTGGCATGTTCTCTAGTGAACTTAACGAACGTCAGCGCGCCATACTGGAAGAGTTTGCGAAGGAAGAAATCAACAGTGAATTGAGTGGTTCTGCTGAAGGAAACTGGTGAGTACATACTATTTTATTTCGTACTCTGCATTTATAACAGCAGAATGTGGGTTTATCTTATGGTAGACTCAAATGGATCTCTGGCATAATTTACCTTAAAGAGGAAAGTAGTTGATTACTAGAAGATTTAGAGATGCTTATATGTTCTCGTTGAATTCTCTAGGCCTGCTAAAAGGTATGTATAGATAAATAGATTTATCTTATACAAGCACCTATGTTTTAGCATAGGActgttttagtgtttttgatgCATTCAAGTGTCAATAAAATAACTAGAATCTCTAGGGGAAGCAAGATATGTGGTTTGAAAAAGATTTAGATTTGGTGCGGTTGTCTTGAGATATTTTTCCTTTGCATTGTGATTCAAACTGAATGTTATCTCCTCTCACTGGTGATAATgaagaatcatgaaaatgaaCAAACAGGCTTTACCAGAAGCTCTCTACTGGTTAAACTTACAGGTGGGATAGGATGGGTCCTCGAATCATACGCGATTTCTCCTTAGTGATGCTGCTGGCGATATTGTTGAGAAAGTTAATGGGATGAAACCACCAAACCACGAGAGATGAAAAAGCTAAAAAAAGCAATCAGCAGAAGACAgcacaagaacaaaaaaaaacagctcAATAGCATAACAGAAGGGTCATAATTTGACCTCATAGTCTATCACAAACTCATTTGATGTGGTAATGAAAGAGAgatactttaaaattttatggttttttgCATAGCTTCAAGTTGTAAACGTCCTCTAATCTATTAACAGGGATAAATTGAAATAAAGAATGATACTTTATGATGTATCTTTCTAAGCTCCTTCTTTTTTAAGTTGAACACTCGCTTCTGGTTCTCTAGGCAAAGATTAAAGCTCTGTCTTCAGATGAATTCTCTTCTTATTCTTGTCGGCTTTGATCTCACCA from Raphanus sativus cultivar WK10039 chromosome 8, ASM80110v3, whole genome shotgun sequence includes:
- the LOC108819782 gene encoding chaperone protein dnaJ 1, mitochondrial isoform X1, which produces MRRFNSVLRSLQARRTFDSSALGLRPGSQKPFLFQRYIHATGISFSSARNYYDVLGVSPKATREDIKKSFHELAKKFHPDTNRNNPSAKKKFQEIREAYETLGNSERREEYDKLRYRNSEYVNNDGSGAERFRRAYQSNFSDSFHKIFSEIFEDQSSQLSSDIRVELTLSLYEAVKGCTKRLEFDAFVFCDSCDGLGHALDAATRVCPTCRGLGRVTIPPFTAQCQTCKGSGHIVKEHCMSCRGSGVVEATKTVEVVIPGGVESGATVAIDNAGHVRSRTSQPGKLYITFKVANDSTFSRDGSDIYVDANISFTQAILGGKVVVPTLSGKTEIDIPKGAQPGELIILRGKGLPKQGFFVDHGDQYVRLRVSVPTELNERQRAILEEFAKEEINSELSGSAEGNWWDRMGPRIIRDFSLVMLLAILLRKLMG
- the LOC108819782 gene encoding chaperone protein dnaJ 1, mitochondrial isoform X3, translated to MRRFNSVLRSLQARRTFDSSALGLRPGSQKPFLFQRYIHATGISFSSARNYYDVLGVSPKATREDIKKSFHELAKKFHPDTNRNNPSAKKKFQEIREAYETLGNSERREEYDKLRYRNSEYVNNDGSGAERFRRAYQSNFSDSFHKIFSEIFEDQSSQLSSDIRVELTLSLYEAVKGCTKRLEFDAFVFCDSCDGLGHALDAATRVCPTCRGLGRVTIPPFTAQCQTCKGSGHIVKEHCMSCRGSGVVEATKTVEVVIPGGVESGATVAIDNAGHVRSRTSQPGKLYITFKVANDSTFSRDGSDIYVDANISFTQAILGGKVVVPTLSGKTEIDIPKGAQPGELIILRGKGLPKQGFFVDHGDQYVRLRVSVPTELNERQRAILEEFAKEEINSELSGSAEGN
- the LOC108819782 gene encoding chaperone protein dnaJ 1, mitochondrial isoform X2, which gives rise to MRRFNSVLRSLQARRTFDSSALGLRPGSQKPFLFQRYIHATGISFSSARNYYDVLGVSPKATREDIKKSFHELAKKFHPDTNRNNPSAKKKFQEIREAYETLGNSERREEYDKLRYRNSEYVNNDGSGAERFRRAYQSNFSDSFHKIFSEIFEDQSSQLSSDIRVELTLSLYEAVKGCTKRLEFDAFVFCDSCDGLGHALDAATRVCPTCRGLGRVTIPPFTAQCQTCKGSGHIVKEHCMSCRGSGVVEATKTVEVVIPGGVESGATVAIDNAGHVRSRTSQPGKLYITFKVANDSTFSRDGSDIYVDANISFTQAILGGKVVVPTLSGKTEIDIPKGAQPGELIILRGKGLPKQGFFVDHGDQYVRLRVSVPTELNERQRAILEEFAKEEINSELSGSAEGNWLYQKLSTG